A window from Cryptomeria japonica chromosome 1, Sugi_1.0, whole genome shotgun sequence encodes these proteins:
- the LOC131041966 gene encoding uncharacterized protein LOC131041966 produces the protein METFTEPLDESQVKEDEPSSIHFLSYMPPEYEFFKFHEECDKEESLGQDNTKSNADVCEQVEDEIYEGISTNVPILMKSQSMPYEVFKVQSNPPFESLNQEDFPIKEDSSGNYIRNAEINEVGDDLMKEAHEVESHHVCIPDWCLKASDDDFPYGKSVNIALQIAIALQYLHVDVEPPVLHHDVKSANVLLVDDSHAKLTDFGLPKLGHRDSWAAPTPVKGSYGIVGDDNKPQSHERF, from the exons ATGGAGACCTTTACTGAACCCCTAGATGAGTCccaagtgaaagaagatgaaccatCAAGCATCCACTTTTTATCATACATGCCACCTGAATATGAATTTTTCAAGTTTCACGAAGAGTGTGAtaaagaggaatcattgggacaagatAACACAAAAAGTAATGCAGATGTCTGTGAGCAGGTTGAAGATGAAATCtatgaaggtatatcaacaaatgtCCCTATTTTGATGAAATCacaatctatgccttatgaagtattcaaggttcaaagcaatccTCCTTTTGAATCTTTAAATCAAGAAGACTTCCCTATCAAAGAGGATAGTTCTGGGAACTATATCAGGAATGCAGAGATAAATGAGGTAggggatgatctaatgaaggaagcccATGAAGTTGAGTCTCATCATGTTTGTATTccagattggtgtttgaaggcttcaGATGATGACTTCCCTTATGGTAAAAGT GTGAACATTGCACTTCAGATTGCAATAGCTTTGCAGTACCTGCACGTAGATGTTGAGCCTCCTGTGTTGCACCACGATGTCAAATCTGCCAATGTTCTGCTTGTAGATGATAGCCATGCCAAACTTACAGATTTTGGCCTGCCAAAACTGGGCCATAGAGATAGTTGGGCTGCACCAACCCCAGTTAAGGGTAGCTATGGTATTGTTGGAGATGATAACAAACCGCAAAGCCATGAAAGATTTTGA